A region from the Paenibacillus humicola genome encodes:
- a CDS encoding GNAT family N-acetyltransferase: MVQLAGGQIELRELEFTDWAGVHAYASLEIACRYQPWGPNTEEESQAFVREAVEDGAQTPRTRFVFAIVPHNTGKMIGAGELNIRDRTNRNGEIGYIVHPDYWGRGIATEAAVLLTDFGFQALRLHRIYATCDPRNTGSAKVLTKLGMTQEGRLRDTLLLRDGWRDSLLFGILEEEWKSSAAGKV, encoded by the coding sequence ATGGTTCAGCTTGCCGGCGGGCAAATCGAATTGCGAGAGCTTGAGTTTACGGACTGGGCCGGCGTCCATGCCTATGCTTCGCTGGAAATCGCATGCCGTTACCAGCCCTGGGGACCGAATACGGAGGAGGAGTCGCAAGCCTTTGTACGGGAGGCTGTAGAAGACGGCGCACAAACGCCGCGGACGCGGTTCGTTTTTGCAATCGTTCCCCATAATACCGGCAAAATGATTGGCGCAGGCGAGCTCAACATTCGGGATCGAACGAACCGAAACGGCGAGATCGGCTACATCGTCCACCCGGATTATTGGGGCCGGGGCATTGCGACGGAAGCGGCCGTTTTATTGACGGATTTTGGTTTTCAAGCCTTGCGTCTTCATCGCATATACGCAACCTGCGATCCGAGGAATACCGGGTCCGCCAAAGTCCTGACCAAGCTCGGAATGACGCAGGAAGGACGATTGAGGGATACCCTGCTTCTCCGGGACGGGTGGCGCGATTCCCTGCTGTTTGGCATACTGGAGGAGGAGTGGAAGTCGAGCGCTGCAGGGAAAGTTTGA
- a CDS encoding Gfo/Idh/MocA family protein, with translation MGKRLQVGIIGQGRSGKNIHADTLSRLPDKFRIAAVADPLEDRRQRAKEEFGCDTYADYREMIERTDLDFVVNTTPSHLHVPVSLELLQKGQHVLCEKPLARTAAEVDRLTDVSRETGKRLYVFQQSRFAPAYKRIRELIDSGTIGRVVRVDIAYNNFARRWDWQTLREFNGGNLYNTGPHPVDQALRFLDADGMPQVMCAMDRANTSGDAEDFVQLMLRASGRPVVNVEISSCCVYPGSTYSIQGTLGGIRGSFTSLEWKYFKPEENEKQELITTPYVDENGMPAYCREELRWHEGSWTFASEDGLGHFDAMCKEYYERLHAHLTAGAPLGVTLEQVRQQIAVMEECVRQNEEALSGSR, from the coding sequence ATCGGACAAGGACGCAGCGGCAAAAACATTCACGCCGATACGCTGAGCCGCCTGCCGGACAAATTCCGGATCGCGGCCGTGGCGGATCCGCTCGAAGACCGCCGGCAGCGGGCGAAAGAGGAATTCGGCTGCGATACGTATGCCGATTACCGGGAGATGATCGAACGGACCGACCTGGATTTCGTCGTCAACACGACGCCAAGCCACCTGCATGTGCCGGTTTCGCTGGAGCTGCTGCAGAAGGGACAGCACGTGCTGTGCGAGAAGCCGCTCGCCCGCACCGCCGCGGAGGTCGACCGGCTGACGGACGTCTCCCGCGAAACGGGGAAGCGCTTGTACGTCTTCCAGCAGTCGCGGTTCGCTCCGGCGTACAAGCGGATCCGGGAGCTGATCGATTCCGGAACGATCGGCCGCGTCGTGCGCGTCGATATCGCCTACAACAATTTCGCGAGGCGGTGGGATTGGCAGACGCTGCGCGAATTTAACGGCGGCAACCTGTACAACACCGGCCCGCATCCGGTGGATCAGGCGCTGCGGTTTCTGGATGCGGACGGCATGCCGCAGGTGATGTGCGCGATGGACCGGGCCAACACGTCCGGCGACGCGGAGGATTTCGTCCAGCTGATGCTGCGCGCGTCCGGCCGGCCGGTCGTGAACGTGGAGATTTCGTCTTGCTGTGTTTATCCCGGCTCGACTTACAGCATCCAGGGCACGCTCGGCGGCATTCGCGGTTCCTTTACGAGCCTCGAGTGGAAATATTTCAAGCCGGAGGAGAACGAGAAGCAGGAGCTGATCACCACGCCGTATGTGGATGAGAACGGAATGCCGGCCTACTGCCGGGAGGAGCTTCGCTGGCACGAAGGCAGCTGGACGTTCGCGAGCGAAGACGGACTCGGCCATTTCGACGCGATGTGCAAGGAGTATTACGAGCGGCTGCACGCCCATCTGACGGCTGGCGCTCCGCTTGGGGTCACGCTGGAGCAGGTGCGCCAGCAGATCGCCGTCATGGAGGAATGCGTCCGCCAGAACGAAGAAGCGCTGTCCGGTTCCAGATAA